The following DNA comes from Macrobrachium rosenbergii isolate ZJJX-2024 chromosome 5, ASM4041242v1, whole genome shotgun sequence.
ATTTATAATCCAAAAACTTTGCACCTAAGCTTAATGTCCTTCCACTAACTTCTCTCATCCTTCCCCCCAATAAACGTACTTGACAGCAGAGGCATAACGCATCCTTGTCTCAGCCCAAACTTTCACCCCACTAGTAATCCTCGTGTCTATATAATGCTAACACACGCTTAAGGATTCATGATTTGAAGCAAAACATAATTAAGGACAAAAATCCCAAAACTAGGAAGAGATGGGACAAGGggaatactgaaaaaaatcagGCCAAAGGTACTAGTCTTAATTATTTCTACCTACATATAGTCCGGTagaaacaatgaaagagaaaggaaatacgGTGGAGCTTCAAGTTGAGAAACTGACCTCTTAAAATGTGGGAAATATtggtcaggaaaaataaaagtagaaagatATTCCAAAATGTGCAAGAGGGCAGAAACAATCACAAAGCCATAAAATCAGAGAATTATTGATTTTCGAGAGTCAGTGAGATTAGTGTTGCCCAGATGGATATTACGAGGTTATCAGAGACGGGGAGGGAATCTCTCCTTAGTTGTATGGAAAGGACCTACGTTACCGGTAGAAAAGAAAGATGATGCAATTATTGGCAAAGTTGGGACTACTGACTGAACAAAGGATTAAGCACCCTATGTGCGAGCAAACTTGGATAAGGCTAACAATAAGCTTTAACAACTGGAACAAAGAAAACAATTCGCAACATGATTGTAAACAACCCatctaaagagataaaaaatttaaacaacatgATATATACAAGATAATTCTGAAGCAACTAGAACATCAACAACATTGGAAcggaatgaaatgcattttcatcacACAGAAAGAACTAAACAGTAGAGTAGAGGGAAATATGGGTAAAGACGGTCTCGGAGGTTTTGATCTCGACTAAATTACAGGTTCCCTATTCAGATATGATGAGAAGATCAGATATTATATTTACGAAAAGGCAATCTGAAACTGAATACAAAAACAAGGAGCGGTGGGAGCTCAAGGAAGAGGAAACTGTAGTGCTAAATCACGAAGAAAAACATCAATATGGGATGGtgttcaatgaaaaaaaaaaaaaaaaaatatatatatatatatatatatatatatatatatatatatatatatatatatatatatatatatatatatatatatatatatataaattctgttatGGAACCTTCCATCATATATCTAAAGATATTCAGAAGTCTGGTAAAAAGGCTCACTACAAACACCAAGTGTCTTACTTGATCTCTTTCTATAAGGTGATTCTAACTTTTGATATTATGCTTTATATGTTACATTGTTAATGATGCAACTTCCGTATCTTTGGtctccattttctgttctttcttattctattttttctcattaaacaCCATCCCTTATAGATGTTTTTCTTCGTGATTTATCATATCTGAATAGGGAACCTGTAATTTAGTCGAGATCAAAACCTCCGAGACCGTCTTTACCCATATTTCCCTCTACTGTTTAGTTCTTTCTGTgtgatgaaaatgcatttcattccgTTCCAGTGTTGTTGATGTTCTAGTTGTTTCAGAATTATCTTGGATATATCatgttgtttaaatttttcaaacatatatttatatacatatatattatatttatatatacatgtatatatacatatacacacacactaaaacagcaggttcatatatacatataaaggaacatacacagacatacgaAAATAACAAGGTCACATGTAATTAACCATTAATGGATgttctttcaaacttttcaagCAAGGCTACTTTCATCTCGCAATAATCTCTCAAGAAACGGAGAGGCTTAACAAAACTCGACGTAAAGGGGCTTGCCTTGTTTACAAgggatgaaaaatttataaacggagagagagagagagagagagagagagagagagagagagagagagagttctgatgAAATTCGTTTTAAAGGAAGACAGAGTGAGCAGCAAACGCACTCTCCCCACGGTTTTTCTTTCACCGAGAATGTGTAATTAGAATGAATGACACATAAAACCACAAGAAGAAAAGATACAAGAAACCACTGGCgaagttcatgtaatttcttccttttttaaaaaacCAGAAATCATTACAGTTACTGCCACTAATAGCGCACTTGTTTAAGCcaaattcaaaaaattaaaatttccaagGCAGCAATAAATAGGAAAGCATGTCTGTttcacttcttcctcttccactaTACCTCGTTCTTCCATTACTTCTATTCTGCCATCCGCTTCTCACTCTGCCGATCAACTCGCTCTATTCTGTCGTATCCTGCAACTCTATTCACTTTATACAATCTTTCAGAAACATAAACTTAAGACATCATTTTCCTAATTCCAAGATTAATCTTTTTTGATATAGCAAAATTACTTAACGTTGTCTCGTCCTTATCATGATGTCATATAACATGCCAATCAAAAATCATTAAAAGGTGAGCACTACGAACAAAGGGTAGTTTGCAATTTAAGGACTTGTTACCTGCATCGTTTAAGCGCATTTTCTATAGtcagttttgaatatatttggatTTTACTTACAACTGTCTGTCGTCGCCTCAACAAGATGCTTACTTGCTACATCTGCTTGTGTGACGTCATAACAGAATCCCGAAGTGGCCTATTACTATCAAGATGACATAATGGAAACTGAATCTTAATTTACTAAAGACCGGTCAATCAGCCTTAGCAAATATCGGCAATACACTATGTAAGGTATACTTAGGCTGTGTTTGAAAGGTTACTTTAAATTgcagcgaaggcgtgagtaagagccagcgtctacaaacttactaatgtATTCATACAACAAATAGACAGATCAATAACTCTTGCCGGCGGATATGTAGCGTCTGACACCAGGCGAACGAAAAcaggtcaccacacaatcatttgtgtttgttgacagatgaatattacatacatataaattgatatacaaggtGCGACTGAAGCTTTGTTACATacggctgaaatgctgacattgtactATGTACGGTAACAATAATCATAAGATCTGACATtaatatgaaagaagatatgtGTATAAAAGATGTGTGACGTGTGCTGTGTTTCCTGTGTCCGGATGTTTTACGCGTGGAAatgttgttgtgaggagattagcgagccaggtgagatgaTGGTGCATGGGGTCCACGTGATATCCTACAGGACTCCCCCCTTGGAAAGGCCTACAGTTGTAGGTCAGTTTCCGGGGAGGTAAGCTGGTTTTAGACGATCGATAGATTCCCATGTCGTCCTGCCATctactgtcatctggtaggccttGTGTCGCCTCTAGATGATACAGTATGGTCCcaagtaggctggggagaggggtgCCCTGTGTGCATCTACCCGTATGAATGCAAATTTTGCGTTCTGCAGCTCGCTGGGGACATACACTTCTCTGGTCCCGTGGTAGGTCGTCGTGGCTGGCATTTTCCGTTCTACCGCTTTTCGGGTGTCGGATGGGAATGTCGGGCTCGTTTGATCTTGAAAGACATCTGCTGGCAATGTTAGTGCTTGGCCGTAtagggcttctgctggagatgtgtTGAGTGCTGCGTGCAGTGTTGTTCTTAGGTCCAGTAAGACCCacggtaactcctttctccatcTCCTGCCTTGACATCCggcagtgagtgatgctttcaacaaCCGGTGTAGCCTTTCAATGATGCCGTTAGCTTCTGAATTGTGGCCACCATGTGTGTTATCTTTGATCCCAAACTGTCTGTGAGGGTGTTCCACAGGGCGGACGTGAAGTTGGCTCCCCAGTCGCTCATGATGATCTGCGGGACTCTTATTCACAAGTCTTACACTGTAAATCTTATCTGTATTCAAGGATATTTCGCATAAACCTCCATGTAAGATATTTCCCTAAAGAAAGAAGCAAACCacagtgaaaaattaataaacattaaattgAAGTCTTTAAGAAAAACCAGACAGAAAAACTCATAAAGATTCGATAGTATTATACTAGATTACCCTGGGCTGGGTTACTATTGACGTTTATTGTTAAAAGGGCCATCTTATAAAGGGTAAAAGTAATTTTGTGCGTTAATCTTGTAGGGTCCCACGTGGCCCCACACACCTTCATCTCACCTGACttgctaatctcctcacaacatcTCCGCGTGTAAAACGTGCGGACACAAGAAACAGCATACATCATGCATCTTTTATACacatatcttctttcatattataaGATCAAATGTATTGTCACcataagcattacaatgtcagcatttcagccatatttACTATAGCTTCAGTCACACCTTGTATaccaatttatatgtatatgttcatctatcaacaaacacaaatgattatGTGTTGACCTCTGTTTTCGCTCACCTGGTTGCTATTAATGCGAAAAGGGACTTTCCAAGGCTTTCTACCACCCAACAATGACTGCAACCAACACTCACATGGGATATAAAAAATCGCTCCACGTTCAATgcactttttctacagttttaaaACAATTTAGACAATCTTTTAAAGTCACAATTTAGTGTATTTGTTAAAAACACAGACGCCTTTACATATTTCACGTTATGTTTTACAGCAGACAACGCCCTGATACCCGTTGTTTGCATGATAAGCTCCAATTTAAAGTTCGACCTATTCACTGGCCTTTTTATTAATGGATTCAGTTTCTTCATGGATATTTCCATACAGTATTTCTTAAATTACGCGTTCATACAAATAATGCGCTTACCCCCTGAAACCTTCAAACttattttaaattcagtaaaagaaTAATTCTTCCACTCTGAAAAGGATCAAATGTAAAATGATGTTTATTAGCATCATGAATATTCAGTAACCCTGAAAACCAATAAAAGTCTATGGAAATGACACGAATTATTCAAAGCATTTCCGGAGTTATGTTTCATTTCTATTGATGTCTCTATCCGCTTAGAAAATTTTCCACGCTATTTATTTAAGATAAAGATCATACAGTTATCCTTTGCTCAGCGTGTTTATTCTAGTTAACACCACTGACTAAATCCCTAAAAAAGTTCATTGTAATACTAAATCATTCACGCATTTTCCAGGCTGGATGGCTAAAAGGCCATGATGGTATTTCAGTCAGGATTTCAAAATGTAACATGGAATTATAGTTCAGCCACGTAATTTCCGAAAACAGAATGCATGTATGAAAAGTTTTCATAACCGGTTACcaattatgaatttaaaatattcaCGCATGCCAGACACGACATTTTAactaaaatatgtgtgtgtaaaaacggATGCACGGGGAAAGCGAAAACATCCATCTTTAGGCATCTAGGAGAAAACGAACTTTCAAAGTGATAAACAGTAAAATGAGAGAGGATATTAAGATAGATTTTCCTCTTAAAAAACACAGTTGGTACccagagaaaatggtaaaatacGATGCTGCGGTTCAAACTCCTACAGACTTTCACTGCTGTAAAATATATGTTATGTACTCATTAACGAGAAGCTACTTACTATGAATAATAAAGTCATCACAGACCAGTTTACAGATTTGTCAACTGAAGACcagtttttttctattaaagGAGCAATTGGTCTGCCCCACTCACTTATCTTCTACAACGCCGTatttcaatctctttctctccctaacGTCAGTACTAGAGTCGCCCTCTCACTTTTAGTGGAAAAGGGTCACTACAATTCTTTCCCAACCAGATTTCTCTATCTCACAGCTCGAGTATGATAGTCAAGAACAAATCTGAAATTTCACGCTCAGGTCTTAAAGGGGCATTAGCACGCCTCTCCCTACTTCCGGTTACCCCTATTCGAATTTTTAATCGGttgcttttactttctttctctttttgacGTCGTACCTGACTACCTAAGGTTATATTGTGGCCTTTGCTTagacaaattaaaatattcaaaaataagaTTCTGAATTGTGAATCGCTGAgagtttgtttaattttgtctGAGGCCTAAATTAAACTACAGAAACCAGGATCACACGCTCCCTTTCGTGGTTCTGAAATCATTTCACCTTTCTCTATGAAATGCACCACCAGAatatctgaagaaagaaattcattagGTCCTCGTCTCATATACGACACAAGACACCGATCATTATTCCCTAATAATGACCGGATAACCTTCAAAAACTATATACTAGATATCTTACATTAGATTTAGGCATATTTACCTGTCTTTTCACAGAAAAGTGCGCACCGAATGTCAGACAGCAGTCTGTTTTTTCATTGTGGTATTGCAAAGGTGATGATATAAATGCTGAAATTCTTTTCACTGATACAAGAGCTCTTACTAGTAGTCTGAGCCTGTTTTTACACTGTGGTATTGCAAAGGCGATGATATAAATGCTGAAATTCTTTTCATTGACACAAGAGCTCTTACTAGTAGTCTGAGCCCCATAAACTTCACATATTGTAAAGAATACTTGTGTTCGATCTTTAATGTAAAAGTCATAAAGGCCATAGCTcacaaaacaactaaaaaataaaataacaaagaattactGGAATTGTTACTTAAATACGTGCAAAGGCGAAAAACTCAACAACCGCGCACTTCTTTTAGTTCTAATATAAATTAAGATGACTCCggttgaattaataaaaaaaaagttgcccttCAGCTAAAGGATTCAATCATTCTATTCAGTGGCCCctagaatacaaaaaattattgacTTTTTGGATATACTTATCATAAACACCTGACACACTATATCGATCTAAAGTCCCATTCATCTATATAATGTCTGGGAACAAACCGTCAAATTGTAGACATAACACTGGAAAAACACAAACGAAAGTCAGCTCATGCTCACAAGACCAT
Coding sequences within:
- the LOC136838901 gene encoding uncharacterized protein, with product MYAVSCVRTFYTRRCCEEISKSDKIYSVRLVNKSPADHHERLGSQLHVRPVEHPHRQFGIKDNTHGGHNSEANGIIERLHRLLKASLTAGCQGRRWRKELPWVLLDLRTTLHAALNTSPAEALYGQALTLPADVFQDQTSPTFPSDTRKAVERKMPATTTYHGTREVYVPSELQNAKFAFIRVDAHRAPLSPAYLGPYCII